Proteins from one Ranitomeya variabilis isolate aRanVar5 chromosome 1, aRanVar5.hap1, whole genome shotgun sequence genomic window:
- the LOC143766834 gene encoding zinc finger BED domain-containing protein 6-like, translated as MKKAVSKARGRGSRRGAGRGRGDSVPAAGTGDSSAPTFTRQQSFMRSFVSERRTPLLREEQIEAVVGWMAANASTSISATSSQTQSTGEQPSVSSPPAKLPRQTESPGQEPSLLLFSESLGLETGGQPSSIGEMEEEAGCSDAQQLFLSSSEEAGGPVAPVTTSQAASADDDTQVPLTGACSAAETTQEEQLGAEGSVDDEVLDPSWREGQEGGGSSSEEEIPRTAQRGRGRGKTADPAASALAPVRSMSLPKAKKGAPKTCSAWSFFDTVADDICYVRCKVCHQKVKRGRNVSNLNTSNMWKHVRNRHPAELEKHTEEVGQPTAAATTSSARVASSSSSHAAGSASSQDRRGRTSVPVVQRPAVIPPAAPLSQSSTHSQPSLQPSVVQAWEKRRPFSSNHPRAQALTAGIAKLLSLEMLSFRLVETDSFRDLMSLAVPQYNVPSRFYFSRQAVPALHKHVEGHIKHALLNAVSSKVHLTTDAWTSQHGQGRYLSLTAHWVNVVEPGTDRASGAGRVLPTPRIAGIHSVRIDSSSYTSSSESSLQEPSQSTSTWTRDERVPVTTDMSTAVAKRQQAVLKLIFLGNRSHTAQELWNAIKQESDVWFVPANLQPGMVVCDNGRNLVAALGLGNLTHIPCLAHVLNLVVQSFLRDYPDLDALLHKVRLECAHLRRSSTAKARIAALQRRHRLPEHRIICDLPTRWNSTLHMLERLCEQQQAVMEYQLLQAQKSRSQRRTDFTTTEWATMNDVCQVLRPFDYSTRMASADDALVSMTVPLICLLEKSLQALRDDVVEEVEDEDSPFPSSSGQSAPRGSSQTRRQGTVCEEDEEESMEEEDIRPEEGVTELSSTQCVQRGWGDDERAEITPPAGDSVSWAVGSLQHMVDYMLQCLRNDRRIDHILNMSDYWVFTLLDPRYRDNVESLITPLNQERKMREYQDTLVNSIIFSIPTERSAASAFQSSSVRPGRGGGSAQRGSRSSASAQGKTSMAELWHSFLCPPQKSTPSQTAPVSRRQRFRQMVTDYMSCPLAVLPDGSSPFKFWVSKLDTWPELSQYALEVLSCPAASVLSERVFSAAGGVLTDRRMRLSSDNVDRLTFLKMNKAWISQEFATPPPD; from the coding sequence atgaagaaggcagtgagtaaggcacgtgggcgtgggagccgtcgcggagcagggaggggacgtggggattctgtgcctgctgcgggcaccggtgactcatcagcacccactttcaccaggcaacagtcgttcatgcgaagctttgtgtccgagcgccgtacaccgctgctgcgtgaagaacaaattgaagctgttgtcggatggatggcagctaatgcatcaacttccattagtgccacatcctctcagacacagagcactggagagcagccatctgtctcttcaccacctgccaaattgcccaggcagacagagagcccaggacaggagccgtctctacttctgttctctgaatctcttggcttggaaacagggggccagccaagcagcattggagaaatggaagaagaggcagggtgcagtgatgcccaacagctttttctgtcttcctctgaagaggcgggtgggccagtggctccggtcaccacatcgcaggccgcatcagctgatgatgacactcaggtgccacttactggtgcgtgctctgctgctgagactacccaggaggagcagttgggggcagagggtagtgtagatgatgaggtcctcgacccatcttggcgtgagggacaggaaggtggtgggagcagctctgaggaagagattccccgtacggcccaaagagggagagggagggggaagactgcggatcctgcagcctccgctttggcacccgttaggagcatgtctcttcccaaagcaaaaaagggcgctcccaagacttgcagtgcctggtccttttttgacacagttgcagatgacatttgctatgtcagatgcaaggtgtgtcatcaaaaagtcaaaagaggtcgaaatgtcagcaacctcaatacctccaacatgtggaaacatgtgcgcaacaggcacccggcggagttagaaaaacacactgaagaggtaggccaaccaacagcggcagctaccacctcttcagctcgtgttgcctcttcctctagctcacacgcagctggttcggcttcctcccaggatcgccgtggaagaacctctgtccctgttgtccagagacccgctgtaattccacccgcagcgccactttcccagtcatccacacactcccagcccagtctacagccatcggtagtacaggcatgggagaaaaggcggcctttctcgtcaaaccacccacgagcacaggctctgactgcaggcattgccaaacttctgtcactggaaatgctgtcattcaggctggtggagactgacagcttccgtgacttgatgtcattggcagtcccacagtacaatgtgcccagccgcttttacttcagcaggcaagccgtccctgccctgcacaagcatgtggagggacacataaaacacgcgctactgaacgccgtcagtagcaaggtccacctcaccaccgatgcgtggaccagtcaacatggacaggggcgatacctttccctcactgcccattgggttaatgtcgttgagccgggtacagaccgtgcgagtggcgcaggacgtgtcctgcccactccaaggattgcaggaatccattctgtacgcattgactcctcctcttacaccagttcctcagaatcatcgctgcaggagccgtcacagtccacctccacatggacccgtgatgaacgtgtacctgttacgaccgacatgagcacagccgtggccaaacgtcaacaggccgtcttgaaattaatttttttggggaatcgtagccacacagcgcaggagctctggaatgccatcaagcaggagagcgatgtgtggtttgtgccagcgaatctccagccaggcatggtagtgtgtgataatggccgaaatctggtggcagctctgggcctcggcaacctcactcacatcccatgtctggcacatgtgctcaatttggtcgtgcagagctttttgagggactatccggatcttgatgcactgctgcacaaggtccgcctagagtgtgctcacttgcggcgttccagcacggcaaaagcgcgcattgcggctctgcagcgccgacaccgcctgccggaacatcgcatcatatgtgacctacctaccaggtggaattccacgttacatatgttggagcggttgtgtgagcagcagcaagctgtaatggagtaccagctgcttcaggcgcaaaaaagtcgcagtcagcgccgtacagacttcacaaccacagagtgggccactatgaatgacgtctgccaggttttgcgtccctttgattattccacgcggatggcgagtgcagatgatgcactagtcagcatgactgtcccccttatctgcctgcttgaaaaatcactgcaagcgctaagggatgatgttgtggaagaggtggaggatgaggattcaccatttccatcatcttctggacagtcagcgccacgtggttcctcacaaacgcgtaggcaggggacagtttgtgaggaggatgaggaggagtcaatggaggaggaagacatccgtccagaggagggagttaccgaattgtccagtactcagtgtgtacagcgagggtggggtgatgacgagcgggcagagatcacgcctccagcaggggacagcgtttcttgggcagttggcagtctgcagcacatggtggattacatgctgcagtgcctgagaaacgaccgccgcatcgaccacattctcaacatgtctgattattgggtgttcaccctcctcgatcctcgctaccgggacaacgtagaaagcctcatcacaccgttgaaccaggagcgaaaaatgcgggagtaccaagacacactggtcaattccatcatcttctccattccaactgagagaagtgctgctagtgcattccaaagcagctcagtgcgtccaggccgtggtggaggctctgcacaaagagggagcagaagcagtgcctctgcccaaggcaagaccagtatggccgaactgtggcacagttttctgtgcccgccacaaaagtctacaccatcacagacggctccagtcagcaggaggcaacggttccgtcagatggtgacagactacatgtcttgccctcttgctgtactcccagacggctcttcccctttcaagttttgggtctcaaagctggatacatggccagagctaagccagtatgcattggaggtgctgtcttgccctgcggccagtgtattatcggaacgtgtctttagtgctgcag